CCGCTCCAACCTTGTTTTGGATCAAGATCCATCAGTTTTTGTTCTTTATCTTCACCAGGGTGATATTGATCAGCCAAATATGTATCAGTAGTAAAAGGATCTCCGGATTGATCAGGATTCCAAGTAAGAACACCCTCACGAATCAAGATGAATTCATTCACCCGATCAGTGCGCCATTTGCAGAAATCATTTGCTTGAGTCCAACTTACACCAACAACAGGGTAATTTTGATAAGCTGGGTGACGCAGGTAATATTCTACATAAGGTTCATTGAACGCCAAAGGAGTTCTCCAGCAATTGGTATCTGGTAAAGCATTTTTGTAAATCATTGGAAATTCTTCATAAGTACGGCGTACCCAATAAAGATATTCAAGCCAGTTGAAGTTAGTAACCTCAAATTGATCAAGATAAAATGAAGAAACCGTTACACGACGAGGTGTATTGTTCCATTCATAGGTAACATCTTGCTCACCGCGGCCCATGGTAAATGTTCCACCTTCAACAAGGATCAGACCCGGACCAGTTTCTTGGTCGTAGTAAGGCACCTTTTGAAATCCTCCGTTTTCAGGTCGGTTATACTCCCAGCCTGTTGCATTTGAGCGCTCATGAGCACAAGAAGCCATTATGCCGGCTATACCTAAAGTGACTATTACAAGTTTACTCCCTTTCATGGTATTCTAGTTTAAATTTTAATTTCTTGCTTTATAATCAATCTTTCTAAAAAGGTTACAAACATAATTAAAAAGAAGGACATGATATCGTTCTAAACTTTTGAGGTTTTTTAGAACAGTTAAAATTAAGGCCTAAAGAAAGCTCATGCGACCCTCCTGAGGCATTGGTAAGCGGTGATACTGTTACATCATAGCTATAACCAAATTTAAATGTACCTGAATCAACACCTACGGTCATGATAAACGCATCTCTTGGTCTAAGCCAGACTCCTGCGGTAAAAACACCGTATTTAATATAGGTTCCAATATTTAGTTGCATAAAGCCATCTTGATAAGTATAGATGACATTAGGAGAAATAGAAGTTACATTCTGATATTGCGATCCCTTACCAAAAGGAATATTAGCACCAATGTGTCCGGTAAAGCGCATAGGAAGTTCAGACAGACCAAGAATCAGTGATTCATCAGGAGTATTGAGGTGTCTTGCGGCAAAACCAAAATAGAAATTTTTTGAAAATCCTACGAAGCCTGCAGAAACGTCAAAGAAACCTCGTGTTCCCCAACCATTATCCATGAGTGTTCCGCGAGGTTGATCACCGGTTTGGTAAATAAATCCACGGCGAGGGTCAATCATATCTCCAAAAGTTAATTTGCTCCAATCAAGAAACTTTTGATTCCAGGTTGCTTGAGCACCAAATAACATGGAGAATTTTCGGGTAACATTAAGGTGGTAAGAATAAGCTAAACTAAGTGTAGACCAGTTGATGGTGTTTTTTCCGGCCATATCATTAGTTACCATAAAGGCAATACCGCCCTGCAATACTTCAACAAATTGGTCGTACGAAATAGAATTGGTAATAAATGAACCTGAAATAGATGGCCATTCATTGCGGTGATTCATGTTTATGCGTGGGCAACCATGCGTGCCGGCCATGGCAGGGTTAAGATAAATGGGATTAGCGTAAAACTGCGTGAACTCAGGATCTTGAGCATGCGCAAACCTAGCTGAGCACATCAAAAGTGATAAGCTGAAAATCCTTAAAAAATTTTTCGTACAACTTCCCATAATCCAGTTAATCGCCCTTCTGTTACGATAGTTTAAATCTAAGGTTTCAAGCATTGATAATTTTTTTGGTTGAGCCATGCGTTGTTTAATTATTTTTTTGTCTCGGTTTTTCAAGCAAAAATGCGGGGTTCAAATTTCTAAAATTTTCCGGCTCATCTGCAATAATACGTAATTTTAGCCGTTTTTTCAACAATATTATTTAGGTCTGTTTTATTTATGGGGTATCGTTTTGATCCAAAAGTGTTGATTTTATTCAGTTTTTTACTTGTTACAAGTGGTCCGCTACTATTTGGACAAAAAAAACTTATTGAAGTACATACCAGCTGGAATGCGCAACAAGCCCGTTGTATCCCTTGCGGATTTGATCCTGTTGGTCCCGGTATTTTCTCAAGTCAGGCCATTTCATTAAACGATCGCGGAATAAAAAGTTACACGTACCAAATTAAACAGGTTGTTTATGAAAAAATCGGCAATCAACAGTTAGTACCGGCAAAACAACTTGTTTTTAAATCACAACACGATGCAGATATCCGGTTTGAAACCGCCCGAGGTGAAAATTATCTTGTGGCAAGGTATAATCCAATCATTGAACAAAATGGTGAACTGGTCATCGTGAGTAAAATGGTGATTGAAGTAGAAACAATTGGAACTCAAATCACAGGTGATCGGGCTGCAACCTTTGCAAGTACTTCAGTTCTCGCATCAGGTTTCTGGTATAAAATTGGGGTAACTAATTCAGGAATTCATAAAATGGATGCTGCCTTTTTGGGATCACTTGGAATAACCACCTCAGGTCTTAACCCTAATCACATTAATATTTACGGAAATCACACCCCAAAACTACCTACGCAAAACAGTACCCATCGTCCGGATGATTTGTTGAAAAACAGTATTTACATTGAAGGAGGAGGAGACGGATCTTTTGATGCAAGTGACTACATTTTATTTTATGCAACCGGACCAGATGTGGTAACCGTTGGCGGAAGCGATTTTGCAGCAAGTAGAAATAATATTGATACTATGCTGTATTATTTTATACATATTGATGCGAGCGATGCGCCACAACGAATTACATCAATTGGCAATTCTGCAGATGCTGTTACGCACACAGTAAATTCCGGCGCTGACTATTTTTTGCATGAAAACGACAATGTCAACTTACTTAAATCAGGTGATGGTTGGTATGGTGAACATTTTGACATTGAATTGACGCATAACTTTTCTGCCGATCTCGGTTCAGTAAAATCAGGTACCGGAATCAAGATGACTACCGCGGTGGCATCTACAGTGAAGTCTGGCACAGCATCACTCAGTGTTGTTGTCAATGGTACAACGCAGGATGTAGTTACCTGTTCATTGGTTACGGGTTCTTATACTGAAGCAAAATATAATACGTCAACCATCACGTTTAACAGTGCAGCATCAACAATGAATTTCAACCTTAGTTTTCAAAGATCAAGTGCGGCAAGTGAAGCATGGCTTGATTATATTTTGCTGAATTATGAAAGAAATTACATCATGGGCAGCAACCAATTGCATATTAGAAATCTCGCTTCTGTTGGATCGGGAAATACAGCGGCCTATACCATTTCAAATACAACATCATCCTTACAAGTTTGGGAAGTAACAGCACCCTGGGCAGCAACCAAAGTGAATGGCAGTTTCAGTGGTTCAGATTTTCTCTTTACTCAAAACAGTGATTCGCTGCGCACATACATCTCTTTTTATGCCACGCAGACGTTCACACCTATTGCAATGGGATCAGTTTCAAACCAAAATTTACACGCTTTACCACAGGCTGATTATATACTTGTTTCCCATGCAAGTTTTATGACACAGGCTGAGCGTTTGGCAGATTTACACAGAGATAATGGATTGGATGTACATGTGATAGAATTGCAGAAAGTATATAATGAATTCAGTTCAGGTGTGGCTGATCCGGTTGCGGTAAGATGGTTGATGAAAATGTTTTATGATCGCGCGGCAGGAGACCCGAATGAGATGCCAAAATACCTGTGTTTGTTTGGCGACGGAACGTATGATCCGCTGAACCGAGTGGAAGCAAATAATTACCTGATGCCAACTTATAACAGTGAAGAATCTGGTGATATAGATTTTATTTCATCGTATACCGCGGATGATTTTTTTGGATTTTTAGATGATTTAGAAGGCATGTCTGCTTTTAATTTATTAGATATTGGAGTAGGACGCATACCAGTGACAACCCTTGATGAAGCTGAAGATGTTGTCAACAAAATTGAACACTATATGAAGTATGGTTCATATCTGTACAGCAATGCAAGTGGCGTGCAATGCAATTCTGACGGTTACTCGTCATCTTTTGGAGACTGGAGAAACCGGTTGGTGTTGATGGCAGATGATCAGGACAACGGTCAATTTGTCAATGATTGTGAGGCACTGGCTGATTCTGTGAGAAAAAATTATCCTGAAATGAATGTCGTCAAAATATACCTGGATGCATACCAACAAGTTGTTACTTCGGGCGGACAACGTTATCCTGAAGTTGAAGAAGCAATAAATCAAAACATCAATAAAGGAGCCCTGGTTTTTAATTACGTTGGACATGGCGGTGAAACAGGTTTATCATTAGAAAGAGTGGTAACCGTGCCTATGATACAGGCCTGGACCAATATTAATAATCTCACCATGTTTATTTCGGCAACTTGCGAGTTTAGTCGTTATGATGATCCCAATCGAGTATCTGCCGGAGAAACTATTTTACTCACACCACTTGGAGGCGCTGTAAGCTTGATGACAACAACACGGCTGGTGCAGGTTTCAGTGAATACAGAATTGGTTCAAAATCTCTATACCTTATTATTTGATGAGATCAATGGTGAAGGTTTGGCACTGGGAGAAATTTTAAGACAAACTAAAAATCTTTCTGCAGGATCAGATAATATCAGAAGCTTCACACTACTGGGAGATCCTGCTTTGCAACTTGGAAAACCACAACCATTTATTGTAACGGACAGCATTAATGGAGTATCTGTTGCAATGCCTACTGACACCCTGAAGGCATTGTCTAAAGTTACATTCTCCGGACACATAGAAGATGTAAATGGAAATATAATGACCGGATACAACGGCATAGTTTATCCAACAATTTATGATAAATGGAAAACCAAATACACCCTTGGTCAGGATACGGATTCACCCATCAAGCCATTTCAAACTCAGAACAATATAATATACAAAGGAAAGGCAACGGTGACCAATGGATATTTTGAATACACTTTTGTCGTTCCAAAAGATATTGATTATGCTTACGGGCGGGGCAAAGCAAGTTATTATTCTCAAAACACCATCAGCCATTCTTATGGTTATGATACCAGCTTTGTAACAGGCGGTGTTGACCCTGACGGAATAAATGACGCTATTGGACCGGTGATTAATTTATATATGAATGATGAAAATTTTGCTAATGGTGGAATAACGAATTCGCGCCCACTGTTAATCGCAGAAATTTCAGATGAAAACGGAATTAATACCACAGGTAATGGAATAGGCCATGACATCACTGTCATACTTGACGGCAACACGGCGAATCCAATAGTGCTGAATAATTTTTATGAAGCAGATTTAGATACCTATCAAAGCGGAAAAGTGACTTATCAATTCACTGAGTTGTCTGAAGGAGAACATACCGTGACATTTAAAGTTTGGGATGTAAATAATAATTCATCTGAACAAACACTTGAATT
This genomic stretch from Crocinitomicaceae bacterium harbors:
- a CDS encoding type IX secretion system membrane protein PorP/SprF — encoded protein: MAQPKKLSMLETLDLNYRNRRAINWIMGSCTKNFLRIFSLSLLMCSARFAHAQDPEFTQFYANPIYLNPAMAGTHGCPRINMNHRNEWPSISGSFITNSISYDQFVEVLQGGIAFMVTNDMAGKNTINWSTLSLAYSYHLNVTRKFSMLFGAQATWNQKFLDWSKLTFGDMIDPRRGFIYQTGDQPRGTLMDNGWGTRGFFDVSAGFVGFSKNFYFGFAARHLNTPDESLILGLSELPMRFTGHIGANIPFGKGSQYQNVTSISPNVIYTYQDGFMQLNIGTYIKYGVFTAGVWLRPRDAFIMTVGVDSGTFKFGYSYDVTVSPLTNASGGSHELSLGLNFNCSKKPQKFRTISCPSF
- the porU gene encoding type IX secretion system sortase PorU, giving the protein MGYRFDPKVLILFSFLLVTSGPLLFGQKKLIEVHTSWNAQQARCIPCGFDPVGPGIFSSQAISLNDRGIKSYTYQIKQVVYEKIGNQQLVPAKQLVFKSQHDADIRFETARGENYLVARYNPIIEQNGELVIVSKMVIEVETIGTQITGDRAATFASTSVLASGFWYKIGVTNSGIHKMDAAFLGSLGITTSGLNPNHINIYGNHTPKLPTQNSTHRPDDLLKNSIYIEGGGDGSFDASDYILFYATGPDVVTVGGSDFAASRNNIDTMLYYFIHIDASDAPQRITSIGNSADAVTHTVNSGADYFLHENDNVNLLKSGDGWYGEHFDIELTHNFSADLGSVKSGTGIKMTTAVASTVKSGTASLSVVVNGTTQDVVTCSLVTGSYTEAKYNTSTITFNSAASTMNFNLSFQRSSAASEAWLDYILLNYERNYIMGSNQLHIRNLASVGSGNTAAYTISNTTSSLQVWEVTAPWAATKVNGSFSGSDFLFTQNSDSLRTYISFYATQTFTPIAMGSVSNQNLHALPQADYILVSHASFMTQAERLADLHRDNGLDVHVIELQKVYNEFSSGVADPVAVRWLMKMFYDRAAGDPNEMPKYLCLFGDGTYDPLNRVEANNYLMPTYNSEESGDIDFISSYTADDFFGFLDDLEGMSAFNLLDIGVGRIPVTTLDEAEDVVNKIEHYMKYGSYLYSNASGVQCNSDGYSSSFGDWRNRLVLMADDQDNGQFVNDCEALADSVRKNYPEMNVVKIYLDAYQQVVTSGGQRYPEVEEAINQNINKGALVFNYVGHGGETGLSLERVVTVPMIQAWTNINNLTMFISATCEFSRYDDPNRVSAGETILLTPLGGAVSLMTTTRLVQVSVNTELVQNLYTLLFDEINGEGLALGEILRQTKNLSAGSDNIRSFTLLGDPALQLGKPQPFIVTDSINGVSVAMPTDTLKALSKVTFSGHIEDVNGNIMTGYNGIVYPTIYDKWKTKYTLGQDTDSPIKPFQTQNNIIYKGKATVTNGYFEYTFVVPKDIDYAYGRGKASYYSQNTISHSYGYDTSFVTGGVDPDGINDAIGPVINLYMNDENFANGGITNSRPLLIAEISDENGINTTGNGIGHDITVILDGNTANPIVLNNFYEADLDTYQSGKVTYQFTELSEGEHTVTFKVWDVNNNSSEQTLEFVVVEEAELGLSHVLNYPNPFTTYTEFYFEHNQCCSSLEVKVEIFTVSGKLVKTLFETVNTIAYRNEGIAWDGRDDYGDKLARGVYVYRISVKTAEGLKAEKVEKLVIL